In Phlebotomus papatasi isolate M1 chromosome 1, Ppap_2.1, whole genome shotgun sequence, the following proteins share a genomic window:
- the LOC129798524 gene encoding YY1-associated factor 2: MDHKKSPIRRTKRQSKVLEDNFWDCSVCTYRNTAEAFKCLMCDVRKGTSTRKPRLNSALVAQQAATLPGASSGVGLPNGTGPKPPPGSTSAKMSSRNKHKHTKKFARLKNVDRSSAQTREVTVNSVTVVITEYKPKPIVNRRESSDQSLSESNDSRS, translated from the exons ATGGATCACAAAAAGTCACCAATTCGTCGAACAAAGCGTCAATCTAAAGTGTTGGAAGACAATTTCTGGGATTGCAGTGTTTGCACATATAGAAATACAGCCGAAGCTTTCAAGTGTTTAATGTGTGACGTACGAAAAG GTACATCAACGCGAAAACCGCGCCTAAATTCTGCCCTGGTCGCACAACAAGCTGCCACACTTCCCGGAGCATCTTCAGGTGTTGGACTACCCAATGGCACTGGCCCCAAGCCCCCACCAGGCTCCACGTCCGCCAAAATGTCCTCGCGAAATAAGCACAAACACACGAAGAAGTTCGCTAGGCTGAAAAATGTTGATCGTTCAAGTGCACAAACACGCGAGGTCACCGTGAATTCTGTGACTGTCGTGATCACGGAATACAAGCCCAAACCAATTGTTAATCGACGTGAGTCAAGTGACCAAAGTTTGAGTGAAAGTAATGACTCGCGTAGCtaa